GATTAAAGGTTTTAACCATTGCAAACAGTTGGGCCCACATTAGCTACAGGCTACAACTAAACTTCATTTGGGCCACCATATTATACCTgtgttttattcttttttgcTTTTCCAATATTCGTATTCACATAAATCACCATCATAAATAAGACAAATTCAATACATTTACAAAGCTCGTAGTACCCATGTTGTTACCTCGACAtcactatataaaaaaatatgtatagaataaaaacaaatgaaaagtAGATTAAGGATGGAAAAATGACCAACTTCTCTAACAAAATTTAACAGAAACATTAGTCCActgtgaatatatataaatgatgtTTCAACTTTGAAGAATATATAGTCTTTTGAGTtgattttgtctattattttAGGCAGTGTGAATAAAAGATTTTTATAACCAATAAGTATCATGTGGGGTCACCCCACCACCCTGCCCCATTCTTTCACCTATATAAACTGACTAACTTGTGTTGCAACCATTAACAATTGAAGTAGATCCCCTAATCCCAACTGttctctcattttttcttcacCTCCTTAccaaaaacaaacacacactactATTTGAATATCATACATTCAATGTCttgtcaatttcaatttagtaAAATGGGCAGACCACCTCATTTTTCTCTCATCATTCTCATCCtttcattcatatttataggTACATATTtgattcttaattttgtcaattttgatatttactATATACATAACTTTCTAATTCAATAGTGTGTTTGAATATAAGTACAGCTCCGATTGCATTATCGGCGACATTCACATTGGTAAATCAATGCACCTACACAGTCTGGCCGGGGATTCTCTCCGGCGCCGGAACTCCGCCGCTCTCCACCACCGGATTCTCCCTCAGCTCCGGCGACTCCTTCCCCTTGTCCGTCCCGGCCTCGTGGTCGGGCCGCATTTGGGGCAGGACACTCTGTTCTCAGGATCCGGCCACCGGAAAATTCGCCTGCGCCACCGCCGACTGCGGCTCCGGCACGGTGGAGTGCTCCGGCGCCGGGGCGGTGCCGCCCGCCACGTTGGCCGAGTTCACGCTCAACGGCGCGGGCGGCCTCGACTTCTACGACGTCAGCCTGGTGGACGGGTACAACCTGCCAATGCTCGTGGTCCCGCAGGGCGGAGGGAACTGCTCGAGCACGGGGTGCGTGGGCGACCTCAACGAGTCGTGCCCGTCCGAGCTGAAGGTGGTTGGCGGTGCCGGCGGAGCGGAATGCGTGGCCTGCAGGAGCGCGTGCGAGGCGTTCGGCGATCCCAAGTATTGCTGCTCTGGCGGGTACGCCACGCCCGAAACCTGTGGGCCCACCCAGTATTCGCATGTGTTTAAGAACGCCTGCCCCCGCGCTTATAGCTATGCTTATGACGATAAAACCAGTACTTTTACGTGTGCTTCTGCCGATTATATTATCACTTTCTGCCCAACTCCTTCCCGCAGGTATGATTTTTTCCGCAATTTACcctttatttatgtatttaatcaATACTATCACACTACTTGACACAAATATAAACTTAAGTACTCAACAACTTGTCAAAGTATAAATCTACATGAATTGCATTGATCCACATATAGAAAAGTGGCTTTTGAGTGTCTTTTATTTGTGCAAATGTTTGTAATACAAACATTGCCACATGAATTAAAACTTGATACTACGTAAAGTGACGAATGTGTTGGATGGGTAACATGTGCTATTGTTTATTATAGTACACTACTTAATAgctaattagtactatattaattagttttttcataaattaatatcgatggttctatttttttgtcgACCCCTACTTAGAAATTCTTCACTTTTAAAAAAGTAGTGAACAAAATGTTGGCATCTAAGTTGTGACCATGTGCTATTGCCAAACATATCCTACTTACACGCTCTTTTCATGCCTTCACAATTTTGGGCGGTTATGAATATGTCATATGTTGTCATGTGATTTAATATAGTAGTTTAATTGGTGTCAAATATAATAGGATACAATCATAATCATTGAAATGGTATTTGCATTTATACTTGTGTGAATGATCTAAGATAGTATTAAAAtcgaaatttgaaattgaagtttgaCGTTTAATATTCAAATGCAAAATAGGACAGTTAGCTAAGATCGGAAATGGGTTTTAAccaaatgtatatttttctatatggcttaaataaatattcttgaAAATAGTGGCACCGTCCAAGATCGTTTGTTTGCGTGTCTTTTCTGCGAATTGGATTTAAATAAAGGACCaattaatctaattatattgttggatgatgattttttttactaataaataacGAAATTATTGATGGTGAATATGCAGCAAGAAATCAAGTGGAGAGGCAATAGGAGGAGGGGGATTAGGGAATGTTTCATTGGTTTCAAGCAGAGGTCATTTAAGCACGCAAATTTCTTGGAGAATGTTGATTTTTGTGGTGgctatttttgaattatatttatggagGTGGCAACATTGAATTTGTATATGTCGACTCCAATATTCAACATACACCAAAAATTTTAGTGAAGTGAAATTTTTGTAGGAATTGTTTGTGAATGTGAGAATTgagattatgtagcaagttggttgaagaatcaaggaaAAAGAGAAGTTGAATTGTTCTATGTTGGAAACTGAGATGTATGCAACTGGCGTTTATTTGCCTGATTTCGatgtaattaatcaaattaaatcttctatctaaatataatagtataagtATATTCTACTGCGCCCACTTATTTGATGTACTATGAAccttcttatttttcttagttTACGTTGGACATATAacagattaattaatttgaaacataGAAATCGTcggataaaaaaatactagacctaatttaatttgatttgaattcgtgtatatactactactaacttcgttccacaataaaagtctaattttgtcatttcagtccattccataataaaaatcatattttgtcatttcgatTCGTCCTACAATATgagtcttatttcacttttactttttcaatggtaagtaggtcgcACATTCTACCAACTTATTCTACtctcattttcttataaaattaatatgggtcttgttaggttgagattatttagctaaattgagaaatgagatgcaatatgggccactaatccacaagattaacaaaatgtcaataaataccacattatgtcaacaagggggtataattgtcttttcattaaattgtgtttgaaatcattttctaaaatcctctctaaaactctagcttcaacattcaaatcttcaaatcttcaacattcatatcttcaaatcttcaaatcttcaacattcaaatgttcaaatcttcaaatcttcaaatctcttcaacattcaaatcttcaaatcttgaacattcaaatcttcaaatcttcaacatttaaatcttcaaatcttcaaatcttcaacattcatatcttcaaatcttcaacattcatatcttcaaatcttcaaatcctcaacattcatatcttcaaatcttcaaatcttcaacattcaaatgttcaaatcttcgaatcttcaaatctctccaacattcaaatcttcaaatcttcgaatcttcaacattcaaatcttcaaatcttcgaatcttcaacattcaataaaataacacttataattcacatatcaataccgagaatatcgaatgtcaacaactcgtattaaaatgtcaacaactaacaaataacactaacaattcacatatcaataccgagaatatcgaatgtcaacaacacgttttaaaatgtcaacaactatcaacaactaacaaataacacttacaattcgcatatcaataccgagaatatcgaatgtcaacaacacgttttaaaatgtcaacaactaaaaaataacacttattattcacatatcaataccgagaatatcgaatgtcaacaactcgtattaaaatgtcaacaactaacaaataacacttactattcacatatcaataccggaatatcgaatgtcaacaactcgtattaaaatgtcaacaactaacaaataacacttactattcacatatcaataccaaaaatatcgaatgtcaacaactcgtattaaaatgtcaacaactaaaaactaacacttacaattgacatatcaataccgagaatatccaatgtcaacaactaaaaaataacacttataattcacatatcaataccgagaatatctaatgtcaacaactcgtattaaaatgtcaacaactaaaaaataacacttataattcacatatcaactacgatgtcaacagcaaacattattcatgtcaactacgatgtcaacagcaaacattattcatgtcaactacgatgtcaacaacaaacgttatttatgtcaactattatgtcaacaacaacattttacaaattattaatgtcaataacaaatattttcatgtcaacgacctattttatttatgtcaacaataacgttttacatataattcatgtcaacaacaatgtttcatataatttatgtcaacaacatttttcataaaatttatgccaacgacctatataattcatgtcaacaacaaacattattatgtcaacgagctatataattcatgtcaaaaataaacatcttcatgtcaacaacttaaaataacacttacaattcacatatcaataccgagaatatcaaatgtcaacaactcgtattaaaatgtcaacaactaacaaataacacttactattcacatatcaataccgagaatatcgaatgtcaacaactcgtattaaaatgtcaacaactaacaaataacacttactattcacatatcaataccgagaatatcgaatgtcaacaactcgtattaaaatgtcaacaactaacaaataacacttactattcacatatcaataccaaaaatatcgaatgtcaacaactcgtattaaaatgtcaacaactaaaaaataacacttacaattgacatatcaataccgagaatatccaatgtcaacaactaaaaaataacacttataattcacatatcaataccgaaaatatccaatgtcaacaactcgtattaaaatgtcaacaactaaaaaataacacttataattcacatatcaactACGATGTTAACAGCAAACattattcatgtcaactacgatgtcaacagcaaacattattcatgtcaactacgatgtcaacaacaaacgttatttatgtcaactattatgtcaacaacaacattttacaaattattaatgtcaataacaaatattttcatgtcaacgacctattttatttatgtcaacaacaacgttttacatataattcatgtcaacaacaatgttttacatataatttatgtcaacaacatttttcataaaatttatgccaacgacctatataattcatgtcaacaacaaacattattatgtcaacgagctatataattcatgtaaaaaataaacatcttCATGCCAACAacttaaaataacacttataattcacatatcaatagcgagattattgaatgtcaacaactaaaaaataacacttataattcacatatcaatagcgagatTAGCGAATGccaataactaaaaaataacacttataattcacatatcaatagcgagaatatcgaatgtcaacaactaacaaataacacttataattcacatatcaataccgagaatatcgaatgtcaacaactcgtattaaaatgtcaacaactaacaaataacacttataattcacatatcaataccgagaatatcgaatgtcaacaactcatattaaaatgtcaacaactaacaaataacacttataattgacatatcaatagccagaatattgaatgtcaacaactcgtattaaaacgttaacaactaacaaataacacttataattcacatatcaataaccagaatatcgaatgtcaacaactaacaaataacacttacaatagctaagtattattagtatatgCTAAgtatctaaatccaactaggtTTGGTGTGGAAAAAACTATTATCCACAGcaaaataaagcaaaacaGGGGACTAGGTTTGGAGTGAATTAGAGGTACAGGCTCAATACAACATCTATTGGGACTTTTGTCGAACAGGTGGAATGCAAAACTCATATCTATTGTGGGCTATACTCTGCTTCACACGAATTCTTGCTGATTTTAGATGCTACTCatcaattaatgaaaattagagaaaagaaATAGAACATCCAAACAAAGCAAACAATTTCGAAAACAATAGGAACAACCCAATTAAAATCATAGATTGAttccaaaatatattgaaagtAAGATAAGATATCTCGACTCTGAAGCTTTTGCCCTGGAAGTTGCATTAAAGCTAATAGAAAGAGAAGTGATGCTAAGTGATCACAGTAAAACAGAGTTGAATGGATAGACAGCAACAATTGGACCGGTCCaatttaactaattagcaatttCCACAGTAATCACataaacaaaatgtcaacagcatgtcaatagctatataaaatgtcaatagatcTACATTTACTCCATCCTAATAATCAACATTCTTGAGATTGCAAACAgattacaaaataatcaattttttttttccaaataaagcaattttcttcaaataaaaacaaatgattCATATAAACAAATCTGAATTCACAGAAacaaattattcacaaatgaATTTCTATGATATATGTGTTGTAATTTTTGTACCTCTGTGCATTAAGAGCCTCTGACGTGCTTCCATTTCTTATTGTTCGCAATGCAAGAACACCTTCATAGTAATTGCTCTTATAGCTTCCTTatgatgtttttattaaaCAACAAATGgtatttagtagtagtataaattcatcaatcaaattcaaatcgAATTCACTTctcttattcctttttctttttcacatCGATTAATCACAGAAACTCATCAATAAAGGCTGATTTAGATGAGACGATCCAGATTAGGTAGCTGAGGAAGACTACAATCAAATTGATTACTcttttaaacttcaattttagctaaaattaacaacaaattgacaaaaaaCCGCAACAATTCAGCTGAATTCCGATCTAGAACCGCCATTTCCACATAAAATCGATGctcaaaacaaatcaaaaaaacaaattaccTTGAAATCTCTTCCGATAAAGGACCTTTAAGGCTTGAATCTGGAAAAGCAGCGCCCATATCCGAGCGAATCCGCAGCAAAGCCAGAGTCTCCTGCCGCGCTCGATCGTTGTTCCAATTTCAAAATGTGCCGAAGAAGAAAGTTCTAGAAGATTAGAAGACCTCTGCTCTGAAACCAACCGATTAAGCGATTGCCGGAATATCCTCAAATCCAATTGGAACCGATTCAACCTCTCCGACGACTGAGCCGTCGCCGGCGTCGTCGTTGAGCTAGCCATAGCGAAATTGAAAGAGATCTACGACGGAATCTACCGGCATCACTTGGATTCCGGCGACGAGAGGTCGAAATCGAAGTACCTTTCCTGCGCGATCAATTACCACGATTAATCACAGAAACCGCCCAAGATGCCAAACCAAAAAACCATTATAccttttcataataaattaatttaaaaatattttttgtgtggcaaaatctggaccactcatttaataaaaatgagtggctgatattgcatctcatttctcatttaGCCTAATAAATCTCATTTGATcacaatcaaattaatattatatataaatgagactaatatttcattaatttattcaatctatttttatttttttttaatgtcataactaaataggACTCCTCCTATTGCAAGACGGACGGAGTATTAATTAGTAGAATTTGTTTATACAATAGATAGTCTTGATTCGCAAACAAGGGAATGGAATGTCCaaggaaatataaaattcaataccaaaaatataGGTAGTGGCAATAATTAAAGTCCAAtggttttaattattattattttaattatttcgaagaagaaaaaaagagttaTTCTATCCTGTTCCTGAGAATTGTAAATATTGAtgagaaataattaagaatatgtAGTCGGCTCTTTGATCACGAAAATATAAGATAAACGTATCTCTTCTAAAGTACTAATATAGCATGTGAATCTAAATCTCGTTGGGaatagatattttattatattttttgtttaaaacttgattaattagttttatatatttattgcgaaaaaatcaattattcaaaGGCTGTTGGTGAGAGTCTAGCCGCAAGACTTTATTCACACTAATGGATTACTATAATACTTTTAATTCTATAATACCTTCATCTATCAGATGAAGGCATTAATTATTCAACTTAGACAGTTGTAATatgataatttgaaaaaaactgtaatgttatttaatttaaacgaTTTTGTCTCCGTAAagatatatactactattattaaacTAGGGAGTACTAATAAAGGGGCATATATCATACATTTAACAATAGTTTAGGCCAACCTATCTTCTTACGCCTTCATCTAACTCAAGACCCACAATAGTCCTAACCCAAACACATTAACGTCACTCATTTTTCGAAATATTATTCCTCCAAATTTCCTTTTAAAGAGAATAACCATCAAGATCATAAGAATTTGTGTCAAGAGTGTGCTGGacaatattaaattggggattatatttgaaattgatgaacgtgtgtgtgttttaatttcaattctaaactttattaattctaccattaaattttgtaaccaaaattaaaatttaaaataattataatgtatATAATCTCTCAAACATATACTTCTTGCACACATAAACACTAGATAACATACCGCACACATATATAGAtaaacacacaacacacagcactaaacacatacacacaacaacacattGCATACATATAGGAAACGCAATATTGCACACACCAAACATTAATCACGCAGaacacaaaataatgttacacactacacacaaaaaaatgatattcacacacatcacacacacactcgcTAGTCGCTGcaatataaaatgtaatactactaGAAAAACAATTTAGAGCTACATAAtgtatataaacaaaataaactaaaaatatgcataattaaaaattaatttcaattttgatcaaattttgtgtatgaaaattttatatcaattaattcatatatacaaaatttaaaattaatttaaaatattataacttcaaatttaatttcataaaattacaattacaacATCATTCTCATTCTATTACTCTACTTTTTGCTTGATTGACGTTCGGCCACTCCATAAACATGAGTAACGTGTTtacaatcaaacaaatttcaagcattattattctataaaaaatcaaacatttaCTAATATTGTCGCCACAGC
The genomic region above belongs to Salvia hispanica cultivar TCC Black 2014 chromosome 3, UniMelb_Shisp_WGS_1.0, whole genome shotgun sequence and contains:
- the LOC125215691 gene encoding uncharacterized protein LOC125215691 isoform X2; translated protein: MASSTTTPATAQSSERLNRFQLDLRIFRQSLNRLVSEQRSSNLLELSSSAHFEIGTTIERGRRLWLCCGFARIWALLFQIQALKVLYRKRFQGVLALRTIRNGSTSEALNAQRFEDLKI
- the LOC125215691 gene encoding uncharacterized protein LOC125215691 isoform X3, which codes for MASSTTTPATAQSSERLNRFQLDLRIFRQSLNRLVSEQRSSNLLELSSSAHFEIGTTIERGRRLWLCCGFARIWALLFQIQALKVLYRKRFQDSKI
- the LOC125215691 gene encoding uncharacterized protein LOC125215691 isoform X1, giving the protein MASSTTTPATAQSSERLNRFQLDLRIFRQSLNRLVSEQRSSNLLELSSSAHFEIGTTIERGRRLWLCCGFARIWALLFQIQALKVLYRKRFQGVLALRTIRNGSTSEALNAQRYKNYNTYIIEIHL
- the LOC125215691 gene encoding uncharacterized protein LOC125215691 isoform X4; its protein translation is MASSTTTPATAQSSERLNRFQLDLRIFRQSLNRLVSEQRSSNLLELSSSAHFEIGTTIERGRRLWLCCGFARIWALLFQIQALKVLYRKRFQGSYKSNYYEGVLALRTIRNGSTSEALNAQRYKNYNTYIIEIHL
- the LOC125215904 gene encoding thaumatin-like protein 1b, producing the protein MSCQFQFSKMGRPPHFSLIILILSFIFIAPIALSATFTLVNQCTYTVWPGILSGAGTPPLSTTGFSLSSGDSFPLSVPASWSGRIWGRTLCSQDPATGKFACATADCGSGTVECSGAGAVPPATLAEFTLNGAGGLDFYDVSLVDGYNLPMLVVPQGGGNCSSTGCVGDLNESCPSELKVVGGAGGAECVACRSACEAFGDPKYCCSGGYATPETCGPTQYSHVFKNACPRAYSYAYDDKTSTFTCASADYIITFCPTPSRSKKSSGEAIGGGGLGNVSLVSSRGHLSTQISWRMLIFVVAIFELYLWRWQH